One Panicum virgatum strain AP13 chromosome 9K, P.virgatum_v5, whole genome shotgun sequence genomic region harbors:
- the LOC120651588 gene encoding AT-hook motif nuclear-localized protein 10-like, with the protein METKDVAPLPATTAAGAAAPVPAPASQTPPPSSMPPPPPQPQHHQPPPPPFAQQQAAPAPSPGAPMPGGMRLSFDQMAGKTERHQHHAAPMLYAPPPPQSAAGAPGGNVLGMGELMRKKRGRPRKYAPDGSMALALAPISSASAGGGAAPGQQQHGGFSISSPPSDPNAKRRGRPPGSGKKKQFEALGSWGIAFTPHILTVKAGEDVASKIMTFSQQGPRTVCILSANGAISNVTLRQPATSGGLVTYEGRFEIISLSGSFLLAEDGDTRSRTGGLSVALAGSDGRVLGGCVAGMLMAATPVQVVVASFIAEGKKSKPAEARKVEPMSAPPPQMPTFVPPPVATSPPSEGTSSASSDDSGSPINHSTMPFNHSGQHQHQHPHQHQHMPPAYASGGWSLSAHQQNRHDSDMKMMSN; encoded by the exons ATGGAGACCAAGGACGTGGCCCCGCTCCCCGCCACcaccgcagccggcgccgccgcgcccgtgcCTGCACCGGCGTCTcagacgccgccgccttcttctatgccgccgccgccgccgcagccgcagcaccaccagcccccgccgccgccgttcgcgcagcagcaggcggccCCCGCGCCGTCGCCTGGGGCCCCCATGCCCGGCGGCATGCGCCTCTCGTTCGACCAGATGGCGGGGAAGACGGAGCGCCACCAGCACCACGCGGCGCCCATGCtgtacgcgccgccgccgccgcagtccgccgcgggcgcgccgGGGGGCAATGTGCTGGGCATGGGCGAGCTGATGCGCAAGAAGCGCGGGCGGCCGCGCAAGTACGCTCCCGACGGCAGCATGGCCCTGGCACTGGCCCccatctcctccgcctccgccggcggcggcgcggcccctggccagcagcagcacgGCGGGTTCTCCATCAGCAGTCCCCCGTCCGACCCCAACGCCAAGCGCCGTGGCAGGCCCCCGGGCTCCGGCAAGAAGAAGCAGTTCGAAGCCCTGG GTTCTTGGGGCATCGCCTTCACCCCTCACATCCTCACCGTCAAGGCCGGCGAG GATGTTGCATCCAAAATAATGACGTTCTCACAGCAAGGCCCTCGCACAGTCTGCATCCTTTCTGCTAATGGTGCAATTAGCAATGTAACTCTTCGGCAGCCTGCTACATCTGGTGGATTAGTTACTTATGAG GGCCGCTTTGAGATCATCTCACTATCTGGTTCTTTCCTGCTCGCGGAGGATGGTGACACTCGCAGCAGGACTGGTGGTTTAAGTGTCGCACTTGCAGGATCTGATGGACGAGTGCTTGGAGGATGTGTTGCTGGAATGCTCATGGCAGCAACTCCTGTTCAG GTTGTGGTGGCCAGTTTCATCGCAGAGGGCAAGAAATCAAAGCCAGCCGAGGCACGGAAGGTCGAACCAATGTCTGCTCCTCCACCACAGATGCCTACCTTCGTGCCACCTCCTGTGGCCACCAGCCCTCCATCTGAGGGCACATCCAGTGCAtcatctgatgactctggcagCCCGATTAACCACAGCACCATGCCCTTCAACCACTCCGGCCAGCACCAGCATCAGCACCctcaccagcaccagcacatgCCGCCTGCCTATGCTTCTGGTGGCTGGTCCCTCTCCGCGCACCAGCAGAACAGGCATGACTCTGACATGAAGATGATGTCGAACTAA